A genomic segment from Salvia splendens isolate huo1 chromosome 13, SspV2, whole genome shotgun sequence encodes:
- the LOC121760526 gene encoding protein FAR1-RELATED SEQUENCE 5-like, producing MFSGVEASCRSEIPILGIRFTFYEVYAHAVGFDTRKQAMRKVDNVTTWYLVVCNREGKKKSDEDDQLNARSGFAIKHMKLSKRCGCKASISFKFFSEEDLSGYIIREFNKVHNHHMVESEHHQFMSRSRKLDDVHQKFILDCSKANIGPTLTFKVLKEILGGFDLVGCTVGDIRNVSWDIKSYAHGFDVQMVLGDMAKKKEMSEAFTYHYEVNASNQLVALFWCDGLMKRNYHMFGDIVAFDSTYNTNRYKLNNVYCFLMPRYYVLRMYCMIFTPFTGKDNHGRPVTFAAELVCSEKTGAFPWLFRHFVECMGVAPKMIVTDRDLGMRSAIEEILLASKVPNRLVRDDEFKNEFNACVWSDLVEPDEFEEQRNRLVEHHQLEDIDWFTTLYAYRHFWIPAYFRDFPMGLMIRTTSISESENSFYKNFLKPRANIAEFYLNFNHAIEFQRNSRTTLDYHDATAVPILATTLPFEKHASTLYTDSMFKRIQEEIVEGNERCRVLRFSSGEMVDTYKLGDSKRNAYVVRHDKTDDTYSCECKLFGRYGYLCSHIFFLFQNNEVKKIPDKYCESRWMKTPLAKAVHGEFQDPLPSHSTVDDRQTVSIRRFRCGVKELGNSFQAGTPSTSASEKRRMVEEFYGMVRPEVVKVYPQDAVKTKGHASSSASRLISKK from the exons GACGAAGATGACCAGTTGAATGCCCGGTCTGGTTTCGCTATCAAGCACATGAAGTTATCTAAGCGCTGTGGTTGTAAGGCTAGTATATCTTTCAAGTTTTTCTCTGAAGAAGACTTGTCGGGTTATATTATTCGGGAGTTTAACAAGGTTCATAACCATCACATGGTTGAGTCGGAACATCATCAATTTATGTCACGTAGTCGCAAGTTGGATGATGTACATCAGAAATTCATTCTCGACTGTTCCAAGGCTAATATAGGGCCAACACTTACATTTAAGGTGTTGAAGGAAATTCTCGGTGGGTTTGACCTAGTTGGTTGCACTGTTGGGGATATCAGGAATGTTTCGTGGGACATCAAATCATACGCACATGGATTTGATGTACAAATGGTGTTGGGTGATATGGCTAAGAAGAAGGAGATGTCCGAGGCGTTCACCTATCACTACGAAGTTAATGCTTCTAACCAGTTGGTTGCACTATTTTGGTGCGACGGTTTGATGAAGAGGAATTACCACATGTTTGGTGATATTGTGGCCTTTGACTCCACGTACAACACAAACAGGTACAAGCTCAATAATGTCTATT GCTTTCTGATGCCACGTTACTATGTGCTACGCATGTACTGTATGATCTTCACTCCTTTCACTGGAAAGGATAATCATGGTAGACCTGTGACCTTCGCGGCCGAATTGGTGTGCAGCGAGAAAACAGGGGCATTTCCTTGGTTGTTCAGACATTTCGTCGAATGCATGGGTGTAGCACCCAAGATGATTGTGACCGATCGGGATTTGGGCATGAGATCAGCTATTGAAGAGATTCTA TTGGCCAGCAAGGTACCAAACAGGTTGGTGAGGGATGACGAGTTCAAAAATGAATTCAATGCTTGTGTGTGGTCGGACCTGGTTGAGCCGGACGAATTTGAGGAGCAGAGAAATAGATTGGTCGAACATCATCAACTAGAGGACATTGACTGGTTCACCACATTGTATGCGTATAGGCATTTCTGGATACCGGCGTACTTTAGGGATTTTCCTATGGGATTGATGATTAGGACTACGTCCATATCCGAATCAGAGAACAGCTTCTACAAAAATTTTCTGAAGCCCCGAGCTAACATAGCTGAATTCTACTTGAATTTCAATCACGCCATTGAATTCCAGCGAAACAGTAGAACAACGTTGGACTACCATGATGCCACTGCCGTACCCATACTAGCCACTACTCTGCCATTCGAGAAACATGCTTCCACGCTGTATACCGACAGTATGTTCAAGAGAATACAAGAAGAAATTGTAGAGGGTAATGAAAGATGTCGTGTGCTTAGATTTTCGTCCGGAGAAATGGTTGACACCTACAAGCTTGGGGACAGCAAGCGCAATGCATATGTTGTCCGCCATGATAAGACTGATGATACTTACTCGTGCGAATGCAAACTATTTGGTCGGTATGGTTATTTGTGCAGCCATATATTTTTTCTGTTTCAGaacaatgaagtgaaaaaaatcCCGGATAAATACTGTGAAAGCCGATGGATGAAGACTCCCTTAGCTAAGGCTGTACATGGGGAGTTTCAGGATCCCCTGCCTTCCCATTCCACCGTTGACGATAGGCAAACTGTGTCTATCAGGCGATTTCGAT GTGGCGTCAAAGAACTTGGCAACTCTTTTCAAGCTGGTACTCCGTCAACCTCTGCCTCTGAGAAGAGGCGTATGGTTGAAGAGTTTTATGGTATGGTAAGGCCTGAAGTAGTTAAGGTCTATCCTCAGGATGCCGTGAAGACCAAGGGCCACGCCAGCAGCTCTGCGAGCCGTCTGATTTCGAAGAAATAG
- the LOC121760527 gene encoding protein FAR1-RELATED SEQUENCE 5-like: MKPVVGQKFQSLDFAFAFYDVYARAVGFDTRKQVMRKVDDVTTWYQVVCNREGRKKGGEDDQLNARSGFTIKRRKLSKRCGCTASISFRENIGPTLTFKVLKEILGGFELAGCTVGDIRNASRDIKEYAQGFDVQMVLDDMAKKKEMSEAFTYHYEVNESDQLVALFWCDGVMKRNYHMFGDIVSFDSTYNTNRYCMIFTPFTGKDNHGSPVTFAAGLVFSEKTGAFAWLFRHFVHCMGVAPRMIVTDQDLGMRSAIEEVLVGTRHRWCMWHIMHKLAVKVPNRLLRDDHFKKEFNACVWSDLLEPDEFEEEWNRLVIHHQLDDVEWFKTLYTYRKYWIPAYFRDFPMGSMIRTTSISESENSFYKTFLKPRANIAEFYLNFNHAIEF, from the exons ATGAAGCCTGTTGTAGGTCAGAAATTCCAATCATTGGATTTCGCTTTTGCTTTCTACGACGTATATGCCCGTGCAGTTGGTTTTGATACGCGCAAACAAGTTATGAGGAAGGTTGATGATGTCACGACCTGGTATCAagttgtatgcaatagggaaggaAGGAAAAAGGGTGGTGAGGATGACCAGTTGAATGCTCGTTCTGGTTTCACTATCAAGCGTAGGAAGTTATCTAAGCGGTGTGGTTGCACAGCTAGTATATCCTTCAG GGAGAATATAGGACCCACGCTTACATTTAAGGTATTGAAGGAGATTCTTGGTGGGTTCGAACTGGCTGGTTGCACGGTTGGGGATATCAGGAATGCCTCACGGGACATCAAAGAATATGCACAAGGATTTGATGTACAAATGGTGTTGGATGATATGGCTAAGAAGAAGGAGATGTCCGAGGCTTTCACCTATCACTACGAAGTTAACGAATCTGACCAGTTGGTTGCTCTGTTTTGGTGCGACGGTGTGATGAAGAGAAATTACCACATGTTTGGTGATATTGTGTCCTTCGACTCCACGTACAACACAAACAG GTACTGTATGATCTTCACTCCTTTCACTGGAAAGGATAATCATGGTAGTCCTGTGACATTTGCGGCGGGGTTGGTTTTCAGCGAGAAAACAGGGGCATTTGCTTGGTTGTTCAGACATTTTGTACATTGTATGGGTGTAGCACCCAGGATGATTGTGACCGATCAAGATTTGGGTATGCGATCAGCGATTGAAGAGGTCCTAGTCGGCACACGTCACCGTTGGTGTATGTGGCATATAATGCATAAATTGGCAGTCAAGGTACCAAACAGATTATTGCGGGACGACCATTTCAAAAAGGAGTTTAATGCTTGTGTTTGGTCGGACCTATTAGAGCCGGACGAATTCGAGGAGGAGTGGAATAGATTGGTCATACATCATCAGCTGGATGACGTCGAATGGTTCAAAACATTGTATACATATAGGAAGTACTGGATACCGGCGTACTTCAGGGATTTTCCGATGGGATCGATGATTCGGACTACGTCCATATCTGAATCAGAGAACAGTTTCTACAAAACTTTTCTGAAGCCCCGAGCAAACATAGCCGAATTCTACCTGAATTTCAACCACGCTATAGAATTCTAG
- the LOC121760529 gene encoding uncharacterized protein LOC121760529 — MFRKIQEEIVEGNDRCRVLSFMSGESIDTYKLGDSKRNAYFVRHDKTDDTYLCECKLFGRHGYLCSHIFFLFRNNEVKKIPDKYCESRWMKTPLAKAVHGEFQDPLLTNSSADDRQTVSKQAISIFYGFLRQFGTDIDTLRSFVAGIEELGNSLQTGTPATSVAEKRRMVEEFYGMVRPESVAVHPPYVVKTKGHASSSASRLISKREKAIKDATRPPRQCKACHEVGHHDSRNCPMLKEMRMEKDARKGKNPA; from the coding sequence ATGTTCAGGAAAATACAAGAAGAAATTGTGGAGGGTAATGACAGATGTCGTGTGCTGAGTTTTATGTCAGGAGAATCTATTGACACATACAAGCTTGGCGATAGCAAGCGCAATGCATATTTTGTTCGTCATGACAAGACGGATGATACTTACTTGTGCGAATGCAAACTTTTTGGTCGGCATGGTTATTTGTGCAGTCACATATTCTTCTTGTTTCGGAACAATGAGGTGAAAAAGATCCCGGATAAATACTGTGAAAGCCGATGGATGAAGACTCCTTTAGCCAAGGCTGTACACGGGGAGTTTCAGGATCCCTTGCTTACCAACTCATCCGCTGACGATAGGCAAACTGTGTCAAAGCAGGCGATTTCGATATTTTATGGTTTTCTTAGACAGTTTGGGACCGACATCGATACTTTACGTTCTTTTGTAGCTGGCATCGAAGAACTTGGCAACTCTCTTCAAACTGGTACTCCGGCAACCTCAGTCGCTGAGAAGAGGCGTATGGTTGAAGAGTTTTATGGAATGGTAAGGCCTGAATCTGTTGCGGTGCATCCTCCCTATGTTGTGAAGACGAAGGGTCACGCCAGCAGCTCGGCGAGCCGTTTGATTTcaaagagagagaaggctataAAGGATGCGACTAGGCCTCCTAGACAGTGTAAGGCTTGCCATGAGGTGGGTCATCACGACTCTAGGAACTGTCCTATGCTTAAAGAGATGAGGATGGAGAAAGATGCTCGCAAGGGGAAAAATCCAGCTTGA